A DNA window from Methanobacterium sp. contains the following coding sequences:
- a CDS encoding Nre family DNA repair protein codes for MIKGKEAYLKRLTANINMKSVDVGKELDGTTPPSVFIGSWNYPKVYAGPMIAPMQGDISIMDRPESWIPSQTTQEEIIGYRLNLVRGKQTVGIQDFNNSFVEKLQEISLASTSIESEAQFGSRPKGLSFSDETAPHGPSALIEKFDIDAVKWDRQLEKVYYDTDFKAASATVDLHSKGVPFSSIQKAFSVGTMGIEKNRKLVPTRWSITACDTIIADNLLREVRHYDIIDTYRVYEFSSLNNYYAVLLLPMEWQYEWIEAFMHVMGREELIFADHELNGGKKEYSCVGGCYYTCKMAVLEALASEKKQAGAIVLREAYNGYVPLGVFNVRENVRSAMGEIPREFEDMKTALAYIETKLKLPMDKFKETSTLLQDLMRSRQMTLDNFFK; via the coding sequence ATGATAAAGGGCAAGGAAGCCTACCTCAAAAGGCTCACAGCGAACATCAATATGAAATCCGTTGATGTAGGAAAGGAACTTGACGGAACTACACCACCTTCAGTATTCATTGGCAGTTGGAACTATCCTAAGGTATATGCAGGTCCAATGATTGCTCCAATGCAGGGTGACATATCCATTATGGATAGGCCGGAATCATGGATCCCGAGTCAAACCACGCAGGAAGAGATAATAGGCTACAGATTGAATTTAGTACGTGGTAAACAAACTGTAGGGATACAGGACTTTAATAATTCGTTTGTTGAAAAATTACAGGAAATATCTCTCGCATCGACTTCAATTGAAAGCGAAGCCCAATTTGGAAGCCGGCCAAAAGGCCTCTCGTTCAGCGATGAAACAGCCCCCCACGGCCCAAGTGCTTTAATTGAAAAATTTGACATAGATGCAGTTAAATGGGACCGCCAGCTGGAAAAGGTGTACTACGATACTGATTTTAAGGCAGCTTCAGCTACAGTTGACCTCCACAGCAAAGGAGTTCCCTTTTCAAGTATCCAGAAAGCATTTTCTGTGGGGACAATGGGAATTGAAAAAAACAGGAAGTTAGTCCCTACACGGTGGTCAATTACAGCCTGTGACACAATTATAGCAGATAATCTGCTCAGGGAAGTCCGTCATTATGATATAATTGATACTTACAGGGTATATGAATTCAGCAGCCTAAATAATTATTATGCAGTTCTCTTACTCCCAATGGAATGGCAGTATGAATGGATCGAAGCGTTCATGCATGTTATGGGCCGTGAAGAGCTGATATTTGCAGACCATGAATTAAACGGCGGTAAAAAAGAATATTCATGTGTAGGTGGATGTTATTATACTTGCAAAATGGCTGTCCTTGAAGCTCTTGCAAGTGAGAAGAAGCAAGCTGGTGCAATAGTACTTAGGGAAGCTTATAATGGATATGTCCCTCTTGGAGTTTTCAACGTCAGGGAAAATGTAAGGAGCGCAATGGGTGAAATCCCAAGGGAATTTGAAGACATGAAAACAGCTCTTGCTTATATTGAAACTAAATTAAAGCTTCCAATGGACAAATTCAAAGAAACAAGTACACTTCTTCAGGACTTGATGAGGTCCCGGCAGATGACGCTGGATAACTTTTTTAAATAA